One genomic segment of Flavobacteriaceae bacterium includes these proteins:
- a CDS encoding N-6 DNA methylase, whose amino-acid sequence MQLIKNASKEKLRGGFYTPEPIASFILKWAFNGNKELDILEPSCGDGVFLEEIQKGNYEYNSVTGIEFDGIEAEKSAKIGLDKSKIINSDFHDFCINTKQKFDLIIGNPPYIRYQYFDKEQQKFASDIFGKAKLKYSKLTNAWVSFVVGSSLLLKEEGKIGFVLPAEILQVSYAQPLREFLGQFYNKINIVSFEKLVFPDIQQEVVLLLCEKNNSKTHLIEHLELRDAEELQKLDVSKLKNPKKKIDFKSNKWTFYFLDQKEIDFLERLQTKKIIPQLGNYAKVEVGITTGSNPFFTVPLSTVQFYNLEKYAKPLVGRSVQVPSAIFTEKDWQKNRDSEARTHFLSFPKIKDLNGSIGARDYIAWGEEAEINKGYKCRIRDEWQIVPSQRISDALFIRRNNKYPKLIINEAKAYTTDTMHRVTVKENVEINALTASYYNSLSFAFSEICGRSHGGGVLELMPNEVERILLPYNENNAELLPVINKMIRDKKDISELLKITNEKILKENFGLTDSEIELADSIWKKLSNRRLNRGK is encoded by the coding sequence ATGCAACTAATTAAAAACGCATCTAAGGAAAAATTAAGGGGTGGTTTTTACACTCCTGAACCAATTGCATCATTTATTTTAAAATGGGCTTTTAATGGCAACAAAGAATTAGACATTCTTGAACCAAGTTGTGGTGATGGTGTTTTCTTAGAAGAAATTCAGAAAGGAAATTACGAATACAATTCTGTTACAGGAATTGAATTTGATGGAATTGAAGCTGAAAAATCAGCAAAAATTGGGTTAGATAAATCCAAAATTATCAATTCTGATTTTCACGATTTCTGTATCAATACAAAACAGAAATTTGACTTAATAATTGGTAACCCTCCATACATTCGATACCAATATTTCGATAAAGAACAGCAAAAATTTGCTTCGGATATTTTCGGGAAAGCAAAGTTAAAATATTCTAAACTTACCAATGCTTGGGTTTCTTTTGTTGTGGGATCTTCCTTACTGCTAAAAGAAGAAGGGAAAATTGGTTTCGTACTTCCTGCTGAAATACTACAAGTTTCTTATGCACAACCTTTAAGAGAGTTTTTAGGTCAGTTCTATAACAAAATAAACATTGTTTCTTTTGAAAAATTGGTGTTTCCAGATATTCAACAAGAAGTCGTTTTACTGTTATGCGAGAAAAACAATTCTAAAACGCATTTAATTGAACATTTAGAATTGCGAGATGCGGAAGAACTTCAAAAATTAGATGTGTCGAAACTTAAAAACCCAAAGAAAAAGATAGATTTCAAATCAAACAAATGGACTTTCTATTTCCTTGACCAAAAAGAAATTGATTTTTTAGAACGACTTCAAACAAAAAAGATAATCCCTCAATTAGGTAATTATGCAAAAGTTGAAGTAGGGATAACAACAGGTTCAAATCCATTTTTTACTGTACCGCTTTCGACCGTGCAATTTTACAATTTGGAAAAATATGCAAAGCCATTAGTTGGTAGAAGTGTACAAGTTCCGAGTGCAATTTTCACTGAAAAAGATTGGCAAAAAAACAGAGATTCAGAAGCAAGAACACACTTCTTATCTTTTCCGAAAATCAAAGATTTAAACGGTTCGATTGGTGCAAGAGATTATATAGCTTGGGGAGAAGAAGCAGAAATAAACAAAGGATATAAATGTAGAATCAGGGATGAATGGCAAATCGTGCCATCACAACGAATTTCTGATGCTTTATTTATTCGTAGAAACAACAAGTATCCAAAGCTGATAATTAATGAAGCCAAAGCATATACAACGGACACAATGCACCGAGTAACCGTAAAAGAAAATGTAGAAATAAACGCATTAACAGCAAGTTATTACAACTCACTTTCTTTTGCTTTTTCTGAAATTTGCGGAAGAAGTCACGGTGGTGGAGTTTTAGAACTAATGCCTAATGAAGTAGAACGAATTCTTTTACCATACAATGAAAATAATGCAGAATTATTACCAGTAATCAATAAAATGATTCGAGATAAAAAAGATATTTCTGAATTACTAAAAATCACGAATGAAAAAATATTGAAAGAAAATTTCGGACTGACAGATTCAGAAATTGAGTTGGCAGATAGCATTTGGAAGAAGTTATCTAACAGAAGATTGAATAGAGGCAAATAG